One region of Juglans microcarpa x Juglans regia isolate MS1-56 chromosome 7S, Jm3101_v1.0, whole genome shotgun sequence genomic DNA includes:
- the LOC121240856 gene encoding uncharacterized protein LOC121240856: MHINSLESHVEELENKLHQSWDEATERDLLVSSSELDTWLRSEDTRLAQLSKLKWHVEGDRNTNFFHACLANKRHTRVVEMRSSNGMVFNSPESLHQGAVDFFSTFLQGMPTRLLPDLSTLISPVISNSDNSRICSVPTVNEVFSALSSIPSNSDPRPNGFGLSFFKSCWEVVKKDVLEAMSEFFVSKQLPRFFTASFLVLIPKVDNPSGFDKFRPISLCSVFIKYAPRSLLIA; this comes from the coding sequence ATGCATATTAACTCTCTTGAAAGTCACGTTGAAGAGCTTGAAAATAAGCTACATCAAAGCTGGGATGAAGCAACGGAAAGGGACCTTCTTGTCTCGTCTTCGGAACTAGATACTTGGCTTCGCAGTGAAGATACAAGATTGGCTCAACTTTCTAAGTTAAAATGGCACGTGGAAGGTGATCGGAATACGAATTTTTTCCATGCTTGCCTTGCCAATAAGCGACATACAAGAGTGGTGGAAATGAGGAGTTCGAATGGGATGGTCTTCAATTCGCCGGAGAGTCTTCATCAAGGGGCAGTggatttcttttctacttttctaCAAGGCATGCCAACCAGATTGTTACCTGACTTGTCGACTCTTATTTCACCTGTTATTTCAAACTCTGATAATTCTAGGATTTGCTCAGTTCCTACTGTGAATGAAGTTTTCTCAGCTCTTTCTTCTATCCCATCTAATAGTGACCCGAGACCTAATGGATTTGGTTTGAgttttttcaaaagttgttgGGAGGTTGTGAAAAAGGATGTCTTGGAAGCCATGTCTGAATTTTTTGTGTCTAAACAACTTCCAAGATTTTTTACAGCttcttttcttgtcttaatCCCAAAGGTTGATAATCCTTCTGGATTTGATAAGTTCAGGCCTATCAGTCTTTGTTcggtttttataaaatatgctcCAAGATCATTGTTAATCGCTTGA